The genomic stretch AATTCTTCCACACGTTTACGACTCAAACAGTAAATAATTCCGCTTTTTCCTTGATTTTGCTTTACAAATCGTATAATATCCGCATCAACATTTTTTGTCTTCGGACGTATTTCGTAATACAAATTTGGTCTATTAAACGAAGCTGTAAACGTTCTGGCATCAGGCATTCCTAAATTCTTAAGAATATCTTCCTGCACTTTTGGAGTAGCGGTAGCCGTTAATCCAATTATTGGAATATTGTCTCCTATCTTACCTATAATACTTTTAAGATTTCTGTATTCGGGACGAAAATCGTGTCCCCATTCTGAAATACAATGGGCTTCATCAACAGCCATGAAAGAAATTGGAACAGTCCGTAAGAACGCTACATTTTCATCTTTTGTCAATGATTCCGGAGCTACATATAACAATTTCGTAATTCCGCTTGTAATATCTTCTTTAACTTGTCTAATCTCAGCTTTGGTAAGCGAAGAATTTAACACGTGTGCAATACCGTCATGAGAGGATATTCCTCTAAGCGCGTCCACTTGGTTCTTCATCAAGGCAATTAGGGGAGAAACAATAATAGCAGTTCCTTCTTTCATTAATGCTGGCAATTGGTAACATAATGACTTACCGCCGCCTGTTGGCATAACTACAAAGGTATTTTCATTGCTGATGATGCTTTTAATAACTTCTTCCTGTAGTCCTTTGAATTGACTGAACCCGAAGTGCTTCTTTAGCTCCTTATATAAGTCAATTTCTACTAAACTCATTCTATGTTTTTACTATTTTACATACATTTGCATACTCTAAAGATACTATATTCTTTAGTAACAGCAATTTTTAAATTTATTCATTTTGAAATATAAAGATAGTATTATTCGAGTTGCCAAGCAAACCGTTCAAACAGAATGTGATGCGATCAAAAATTTAATTCCATTAATCGATGACGAGTTTGCCGAAGCAGTCTCATACATCTATAATTCTAACGGAAGAGTCGTTGTAACTGGTATTGGAAAAAGCGCCAACATTGCCACAAAAATCGTCGCAACGTTAAATTCTACGGGAACGCCTGCAATTTTTATGCATGCCGCAGATGCTATTCACGGTGATTTAGGAATTATTCAAGAACACGATACAGTTATTTGTATTTCAAAAAGTGGGAACACTCCTGAAATCAAAGTATTAGTTCCTTTAATTAAGAATGGCAACAACAAATTAATCGCAATTACCTCTAACAAAGAATCTTATCTTGGAATACAAGCAGATTATGTGTTACACGCTTACGCTGAAAAAGAAGCCTGTCCAAACAATTTGGCGCCAACTACAAGTACAACCGTACAATTGGTCTTAGGAGATGCATTGGCAATTTGCTTATTAGATTTACGAG from Kordia antarctica encodes the following:
- a CDS encoding KpsF/GutQ family sugar-phosphate isomerase, which encodes MKYKDSIIRVAKQTVQTECDAIKNLIPLIDDEFAEAVSYIYNSNGRVVVTGIGKSANIATKIVATLNSTGTPAIFMHAADAIHGDLGIIQEHDTVICISKSGNTPEIKVLVPLIKNGNNKLIAITSNKESYLGIQADYVLHAYAEKEACPNNLAPTTSTTVQLVLGDALAICLLDLRGFSSKDFAKFHPGGALGKKLYLRVNDLASVNQKPKVLADSSVKDVIIEISKGMLGATAVVNDVEEIIGVITDGDIRRMLADNDFIGDLKAHNIMSSNPKRIANDAMAVEALEIMENNGISQLMVEDEGRYAGIVHLHDLVKEGIL